CCCGAATCAAAAAAAACGGACATATATGTGGTTTAAAAACGCACGAATTTTTCAATTACCCTCAGATTTTTCAATTGATGCAGCTGAACTTTCCGGAGCCTTGGCTCATGATGCTCTCAAGCCTTGCGGACCACAGGATATGGCGTCTCAAGGTTGGATTTCACCATTTTCTTTGGAAAACAAAGAGTTATACTGTTTGCAAAGTGGAAGTGCCCAATTGTTTACTATGGCAATTGAAGAAAAAGTTCTGCCTGCAAAAGTAGTAAACCAACAACTTTCGGAAAAAGTGGGTCAAATCAAAGCCGAATCAGGAAATAAGCCGGGGCGAAAACAACAATCAGATATGAAGCAGGAAATCTTGTTTCAGTTATTGCCACAGGCCTTCACAGGAATTAACAAAATCAATGCATATATTGATAACAAACACCAATTGCTGATTGTTGATAGTGCCAGCCAAAAAGCTGCAGAGAATCTGGTTTCACAACTCCGTCAAACACTCGGTTCATTCAAAGCCACTGCTTTTGGTGAATCATCAGCAATGGCAACGGTCTTAACACGTTGGGTGAGCCAAGGTCATATTCAGTCGGGATTGGACTTTGGGACAAACTTAGTGTTGGAAACCTTGAATGAGTCTAAGAGTGTGATTCGTGCCAGAAATGTAGATTTTATCACTGATGAAATGCAAAAACATATTGATAACGGTTATTTGGTGACTCAGATGGGTTTGGTTTTTAATGATCGCATCGAATTCACTTTGACACATGATTTTGCAATCAAAAGCATTAAGTTCACCGATATTGTTCAGGATCAACTGGAATATGATTCCATCGAATCTGAAGAGCAATTACTGGACTCACGCTTTAGTTTGATGAGTTTGGAATTAGCTGAATTGTTTGCTGTCTTATTTGAAATTTTCCCCAAGAACTAACTATGCAAAGTTGGAAAAAAATATTTAAGGATTACATTCAAAAGCAAAAAAGTGCCGATTCAGCCCATGATGCCGATCACGTTCAAAGAGTAGTAGTGAATGCTGAAAAGTTTGCGAAACTGGAAAACGCTGATTTGGAAGTGGTGATACCTGCGGCTTGGTTGCATGATTGTGTCGCAGTCAGCAAAGACTCCTCATTACGAAACCAGGCATCAAAATTATCCGCAGAAAAAGCCGGGCAACTTCTCAAAGAGTGGAATTATCCTCTTGATAATATTGATGCGATAAAACATGCCATTGAGGCTCATAGTTATTCCGCAAATATTAAACCATTAACGCTGGAGGCAAAAATTGTTCAGGATGCCGATCGAATTGATTCCATCGGAGCTATCGGAGTTGCCCGCATGATGATGGTTGGCGGAAAAATGAATTGCAGGCTTTATCAATCTGATGATCCGTTTTGTAAAGAACGGGAACCACAAGACAGACAATGGACGGTTGATCATTTTTATTCCAAGTTATTGAAGCTCAACTCAGGTTTTCATACTCAAGCAGCGAAACAAGAAGCTCAAAGAAGACACGATTATATGATAAACTTTCTGCAACAATTGGAAACAGAGATTCATTGAAAGCGTTTATCTTACCAGTTTTATTGATTATTTTTAGCTGTAATGTTCAAGCATTGACAGCTGAACAGCAATTATTCAAAAAAACTTACTCAGCCGCTCTGAAGGGAGATGAAGCAGCAGTAGCAGTGGGTAAAAAGCAATTGCAAGGCTATCGTCTGTTGCATTATCTGGATTATGCATTGCTGAAATCAAAAATTGCAAAGTTCCCAGAACAAGAAATTGAGCAGTTCAAAAAAAACAACCCTGAAAGCCCATTGAACGAGAATCTTGAACGTATGCTGACTTACGAATACGGCAAACAAAAACAATGGCAAAAATATCTGTCCCGGTATAAAAACAACAAAGAATCACAAACCATGCATTGCTGGTATTTGCAGGGAAGAATAGAAACCAAAGTTCTGAAAGGACTTGAAAAAGCCATTGAAAACACATGGATGAATGGATTATCACTTCCTGACGACTGCAATCAGGTCTTTAAGTGGTGGGAAGCACAAGGCAACTTAACCGATGATTTGTTGGCAGAACGAATTAAGCTGACTTACTTGGTAAATAACTCTTCGACCACTCGTTATCTGGCATCAAAAATGAAAACCAAGCCGGAGTGGGTGAACCATGTGATTGAATTGATGCAAGACCCGATGAAAGGTTTAGAGTCTTCGCTATCCTGGAATGATGATGAAAATAATCGCGAAATAGTTTTCCACATGGCGAAAAGACAGGCTCAAAAACAACCGGATTCCATGTACAAATTGTGGAAAAAACTGAAAAGTCGCTTTAACTTTTCCGAATCACAAATCACGCAGGTCGAACGAACTAATGCTTTGTTTGCCGCAACCGATTACTTGCCTTTTACCATTCAGGCGATGGATGCTCTTCCGAGTTCCGCACATGATTCTCAAATCAACGCCTGGAAAGTCCGTTATTATCTTTTTCATCAGGATTGGAAAAACGTACTAAAAACCATTGAAGAAATGCCGGATTTCCAAAAGAATAAAGACAATTGGCAATATTGGCGTGGCAGAGCCTTGGCAAAGATCGGGGATAAAGATCAAGCTAAGTCTATTTTTACAAAGTTATCCGGAAAAACCAATTATTATGGTTTTCTGGCAGCTGATCACATGAAGCTTCCTTATGAAATCTGCACCGAAGACATCACTCCAACAATGATTGTGAAGATGCCGGAAAGTTTGGAAAATGCCTTTGAACTGTTTGAATTGGACATGATAGCAGAAGCCAGAAAAGAGTGGATGATAGGTTATCAAAAACTGAACAACGGTGAACGCAGAGCGTTGGCAGACTTGGCTTATCAAAAAGGCTGGTACAATAAAGTTTCCGCAATCATGGCAGGTTTGGGATTGTGGAAAAACTATAAACTGCGCTACCCTCTTGCTTACCAACACGAAATCAGCCAATTCACCAAGAAACATAAAATATTACCGCATTGGGTGATGTCTATTATCACACAGGAAAGTGCCTGGCAGACCGATGCAATTTCAAGTGCAGATGCTCGTGGTTTAATGCAACTCATTGATGCAACGGCAAAACGCCTGAGTCAAAAACTAGGGCTTAAATATCAAGGCAAGAGCCAGCTTCATGACGCCGACTTTAATTTACAGCTGGGGATTTTTTATCAAAGAATGTTGTTTGACAGATTCAACAATCACCCTTTATTGGTTTTGGCATCCTATAATGCTGGTGAAAGCAAAGCTGAAGATTGGCTCAATGGTTTTCCGACATCGCCCGATATTTGGGCTGAAACTATTCCTTATCAAGAAACCCGAGGATATATCACCAAGATTTTAACCAATATTGTTATTTATGACTGGTTGATTCATAAAACCCCGCAAAGAGTGTCATCATGGATGCCGACATTTCCGGTTGATGGCAACGCCAGCAAAAAGTGGCCGAATGACTTTGTTTCTGATCAGCAAGTTCAAGTCAGGTGTCAGCAATGAAAACTTATCTAGTTGGTGGTGCGGTTAGGGATAAACTGTTAGGACTGGAAATTAAAGACAAGGATTATGTGGTTGTGGGAGCAACACCAGAACAAATGGTAGCTCAAGGTTTTAAGCCTGTAGGCAAGGATTTTCCGGTTTTTCTTCATCCTCAAACAAATGATGAATACGCTTTGGCACGAACCGAACGAAAAACCGCCAAAGGCTATCACGGTTTTGTATTCAACACCGATCCTTCAGTCACTATCGAAGACGATTTACAACGCAGAGATTTAACTATCAATGCCATCGCCGAGGATTTACAAACAGGTGAAATTATTGACCCTTATTGCGGGCAAAAAGATATTGTAAACCGCAATCTCAGACATGTATCAGATGCCTTTGCCGAAGACCCGGTGAGAATTTTACGAACAGCTCGTTTTGCCGCTCGTTATTATCAATTTGATTTTAAAGTTCACGATACAACCATGCAACTGATGCAAAAAATGGTTGATAATGGCGAAGTGGATACACTTGTTGCAGAAAGAGTTTGGCAGGAGCTCAAGTCCACTTTAAATGAAAACAAGCCCTCGGAGTTTGTGCGGATATTAAGACAATGTGGAGCCTTGAAAATACTATTTCCCGAGATTGATTGTCTGTTTGGTGTTCCGCAAACGGAACAATGGCATCCCGAAATTGACACCGGAATTCATTGCATGATGGCAATGGACATTGCAGCCAAACTGAGCAATGACACGGCGTTTGCGGTATTCACTCATGATTTAGGCAAAGGAATTACACCCCAACACATCTTACCGTCGCACAGAGGACACGAACAAGCCGGTGTGCCTTTAGTGAAAAGTTTGTGTCAGCGTCTTCGTGTTCCCACACAATATCGCAAGTTAGCAGAAAATGTCTGTCGTTGGCATTTGCATTCACACACGGCCTTCAAGTTAAGATCAAAAACCATCGATAAGCTCTTCCAAAAAACCGGTGCTTATCAACAGCCAACTAATTTTGAGAAGTTTTTGCAGGCTTGCAAGGCAGATGCCCAAGGTCGTTTAGGGAAAGAAAACGAACCTTACCCGCAGGCTGATTATTTGCGAAAATGTCTGGAAACAGCGACAAAAGTTGATGTTCAGAGCCTGATTGATAAAGGGTTGAGTGGAGAAAAACTCGGACAGTCCATCACAAGGGAACGCATTAAACTGATTCAAAGAGTGAAATTAAGCTGGATTTTTTATTAAATCAGTTTGAATTGAGTTGATAAAACACCAAAAAGTCGTCTTTCCGATACGTTTCATGCGATTTTTTAAACTGAACTTTGTACAATAGACGCCCTAAAATAACAGACACTAAAGGGGAATTCTCAGTGAACGTAGAAAAATTATTGGAAACCGCAGCAGCAATGGTTGCTCCGGGAAAAGGCATTTTGGCAATTGATGAAAGCACAGGAACAATCAAAAAGAGACTGGATTCTGTCAACGTAGAAAACTCAGAAACAAATCGTCGTGACTATCGCGACATGTTGTTAACCACACCGGATTTAGGTGAGCATATTTCAGGTGCGATTTTATTTGACGAAACACTCAGACAAAAGGGCAAAAATGGCACAGCATTTGTTGAAATCATGAAAGATGCCGGAGTTATTCCCGGAATCAAGGTGGACAAAGGTGCTCACCCAATGGCTGGCTTTGAAGGTGAGTTGATTACTGAGGGTTTAGATGGATTGCGTGATCGTCTGAATGAATATGCTGAACTGGGAGCGAGATTTGCCAAGTGGCGTGCGGTTATCACGATTTCTGATGGAACGCCAAGCCAAGCCAACATTGATGCCAATTGTCATGCTTTGGCAAGATATGCAGCACTTTGTCAGGAAGCCGGAATCGTGCCAATGGTTGAGCCGGAAGTTCTTATGACAGGCGATCATGATATAGACACAGCTTATGATGTGACGGAATTAGTTTTGAAAACACTTTTCCATCATCTGTATGAACATGATGTTTTGCTAGAAGGAACAATCCTCAAATCATCGATGGTTGTACCGGGAGATAAATGTCCTGAACAAGCAGATGCAGAGGAAATTGCCGAAGCAACGGTAAGTTGTTTAATGAATTCTGTTCCTGCAAGTTTGGCAGGCGTGGTTTTCCTCTCAGGTGGTCAAAGCGAAGAAGAAGCCACGGTTCACTTGAATGAAATGAACAAACTCGGTCCATTGCCATGGCCTTTGAGCTTCTCATACGGAAGGGCCCTGCAAGCATCAGCTCTTAAAGTTTGGGGTTCGAATCCGGCAAAAAATGTCTCAGCTGCTCAGCAGGAACTGTCCCATCGTGCCCGAATGAATGGCTATGCTGCACTTGGAGAATATAACTCCAATATGGAAGCATCTTAGTTGAATCTAATATAAACCTTGTTTCCCCTCTTCGAGGGGATTCAGGAGTGGTAAATATTACTAATAGTGCAAAAATACTACTCTCAAGAATACTACTCTCAAGTTATTTTCAAGCTCCAAGAAGCAAACCTTCTGAGAAGTCCTGATTCAAAGAACTTGTTAAAGCTGGATTCAACAACGAAGTGCAACAAAATTTTTTTCGAAGTTGAAAAGTAAGATGTGATGTGTTGCACTTGCAGTTGAACTTCCCAAAAAGAGATTGCAAATGTCACACTATTCACATCTTACTGAAGCAGAAAGATATCAGATATCAGCTCTGCTGAAAACTAATTGTAGCAAAACTGAAATAGCAAACATCCTAAATCGTCATAAAAGCACTGTAATTCGTGAAATTAAACGCAATACCGGACTTCGAGGATACAGACCCAAACAAGCCAATGAATTTGCGGTTAAACGGAAATCTGATAATGCCAATAAAATAACCGACTTTTGCTGGGCTTATGTCACTTACTTGTTAAAGAAGAAATTCTCCCCCGAACAAATCAATGGTCGTTTAAAACTCGATGGTTGGGATGGTGTACCCAGCATCGAAAGAATCTATCAATTCATTTATGCTAACAAAGAGAACAAAGCCTCATTGCTTAAACACCTGAGATGCCAAAAACAAAGAAGAAAACGATACAACTCCGGTCAAACCAGACGTGGAAAGATAAGCAACCGCGTAGATATTGATAAACGTCCTATGGTTGCAAATAATCGTTCACGCCTTGGAGACTATGAAGGTGATACAATTATTGGCAGCAAGCACAGAGGAGCACTACTGACTCTTGTTGACAGAAAATCACTCGAAGTCAAAATCAAACCATTGAACCGAAAACTGGCAACCGATGTCAGTCAAGCCTGTATTGAAAAGCTAAAGGATGAAATCACACATACCCTGACTTTGGATAACGGTTTGGAATTCGCAAAACACGAAATGATTAGTGATACTATCGGAATAAACATCTATTTTGCCAAACCTTATCATTCCTGGGAGAGAGGCACGAATGAAAATACTAACGGTTTAATCAGACAGTATTTCCCTAAAAACAAGACTCTTGATCAGTTATCAGAAAACGAAGTTCAGGCTGTTTAAGACGCTTTGAACAACAGACCCAGAAAAAAATTAGGCTTTTTAACTCCCCTTGAAGTAAAATCTAGAAACTGGAGTGTTGCACTTCGTTGTTGAATCCAGCCTTTTTTATTGTTATGTTTTGCCGGAATTATTGTGCCAATGACGCAATTTATTCCTTGGGTTCTTGAGAACGGGCTTAATGTACCACTTCTTATACAAGAGCTTTTTTCCACAAGAATAGGAGCGTTTTTTGGGTTAGATGTTATTGTTTCGGCAATTGTATTGGTCGTGTTTGTTTTGTGTGAAGGGAAAAGGCTCAGTATTTCAAACTTGTGGATACCTGTTGCAGCTACGTTTTGTGTAGGAGTTTCTTTCGGATTGCCTTTGTTTCTTTGCATGAGGCAAAGTAAAATAGAAAGTTAGTTTAGGAAAAAATATAGTTTTTTTGGTTTTGACCTTGAGCTATCGTATCCTTTGAAAGTAGGATAACAACACTTACATAAAAGAGAGACAAGAGGTTTAATTGTTATGCCAACATCAATAGTTGTGGTCGATGATTTTTTGGATGATCCTTACACTTTTAGAAAAGCGGCTCTTGGGTTAACCTATCCGAATGCCGAAGGACCATATCCAGGAAGAAACTCAGTTGAGCGAATCAATCTTGAGGGCCTGGATAATGAGGTTTCCCGGTTGGTTGGTGAGCCATTAGTATCAATGGAACATAATCAAGCACATGGGAAATGCCGAATTGCATTGGAGTCCGATATTGGGGCGGCTAAAGTCCACGTTGATGGCTCACACTGGTCGGGGATTTTATATTTAAGTGAACCGGATGATTGTCGGGGAGGTACTGAGTTTTTTCGCCACAAAGCCACGAACACCGAACGAGCGCCATTTAGCGATCAGGAGTGTTTTGAAAAGTTTGGAGCGAACTCAGCTAAACAATGGGTTGCTGACTTATTGGAAAAAGACTCCAATGATGATTCAAAGTGGGAAATGACCA
This genomic interval from Gammaproteobacteria bacterium contains the following:
- a CDS encoding recombination-associated protein RdgC, which codes for MWFKNARIFQLPSDFSIDAAELSGALAHDALKPCGPQDMASQGWISPFSLENKELYCLQSGSAQLFTMAIEEKVLPAKVVNQQLSEKVGQIKAESGNKPGRKQQSDMKQEILFQLLPQAFTGINKINAYIDNKHQLLIVDSASQKAAENLVSQLRQTLGSFKATAFGESSAMATVLTRWVSQGHIQSGLDFGTNLVLETLNESKSVIRARNVDFITDEMQKHIDNGYLVTQMGLVFNDRIEFTLTHDFAIKSIKFTDIVQDQLEYDSIESEEQLLDSRFSLMSLELAELFAVLFEIFPKN
- a CDS encoding HD domain-containing protein, which encodes MQSWKKIFKDYIQKQKSADSAHDADHVQRVVVNAEKFAKLENADLEVVIPAAWLHDCVAVSKDSSLRNQASKLSAEKAGQLLKEWNYPLDNIDAIKHAIEAHSYSANIKPLTLEAKIVQDADRIDSIGAIGVARMMMVGGKMNCRLYQSDDPFCKEREPQDRQWTVDHFYSKLLKLNSGFHTQAAKQEAQRRHDYMINFLQQLETEIH
- a CDS encoding transglycosylase SLT domain-containing protein — its product is MKAFILPVLLIIFSCNVQALTAEQQLFKKTYSAALKGDEAAVAVGKKQLQGYRLLHYLDYALLKSKIAKFPEQEIEQFKKNNPESPLNENLERMLTYEYGKQKQWQKYLSRYKNNKESQTMHCWYLQGRIETKVLKGLEKAIENTWMNGLSLPDDCNQVFKWWEAQGNLTDDLLAERIKLTYLVNNSSTTRYLASKMKTKPEWVNHVIELMQDPMKGLESSLSWNDDENNREIVFHMAKRQAQKQPDSMYKLWKKLKSRFNFSESQITQVERTNALFAATDYLPFTIQAMDALPSSAHDSQINAWKVRYYLFHQDWKNVLKTIEEMPDFQKNKDNWQYWRGRALAKIGDKDQAKSIFTKLSGKTNYYGFLAADHMKLPYEICTEDITPTMIVKMPESLENAFELFELDMIAEARKEWMIGYQKLNNGERRALADLAYQKGWYNKVSAIMAGLGLWKNYKLRYPLAYQHEISQFTKKHKILPHWVMSIITQESAWQTDAISSADARGLMQLIDATAKRLSQKLGLKYQGKSQLHDADFNLQLGIFYQRMLFDRFNNHPLLVLASYNAGESKAEDWLNGFPTSPDIWAETIPYQETRGYITKILTNIVIYDWLIHKTPQRVSSWMPTFPVDGNASKKWPNDFVSDQQVQVRCQQ
- a CDS encoding multifunctional CCA addition/repair protein: MKTYLVGGAVRDKLLGLEIKDKDYVVVGATPEQMVAQGFKPVGKDFPVFLHPQTNDEYALARTERKTAKGYHGFVFNTDPSVTIEDDLQRRDLTINAIAEDLQTGEIIDPYCGQKDIVNRNLRHVSDAFAEDPVRILRTARFAARYYQFDFKVHDTTMQLMQKMVDNGEVDTLVAERVWQELKSTLNENKPSEFVRILRQCGALKILFPEIDCLFGVPQTEQWHPEIDTGIHCMMAMDIAAKLSNDTAFAVFTHDLGKGITPQHILPSHRGHEQAGVPLVKSLCQRLRVPTQYRKLAENVCRWHLHSHTAFKLRSKTIDKLFQKTGAYQQPTNFEKFLQACKADAQGRLGKENEPYPQADYLRKCLETATKVDVQSLIDKGLSGEKLGQSITRERIKLIQRVKLSWIFY
- a CDS encoding class I fructose-bisphosphate aldolase → MNVEKLLETAAAMVAPGKGILAIDESTGTIKKRLDSVNVENSETNRRDYRDMLLTTPDLGEHISGAILFDETLRQKGKNGTAFVEIMKDAGVIPGIKVDKGAHPMAGFEGELITEGLDGLRDRLNEYAELGARFAKWRAVITISDGTPSQANIDANCHALARYAALCQEAGIVPMVEPEVLMTGDHDIDTAYDVTELVLKTLFHHLYEHDVLLEGTILKSSMVVPGDKCPEQADAEEIAEATVSCLMNSVPASLAGVVFLSGGQSEEEATVHLNEMNKLGPLPWPLSFSYGRALQASALKVWGSNPAKNVSAAQQELSHRARMNGYAALGEYNSNMEAS
- a CDS encoding IS30 family transposase, encoding MSHYSHLTEAERYQISALLKTNCSKTEIANILNRHKSTVIREIKRNTGLRGYRPKQANEFAVKRKSDNANKITDFCWAYVTYLLKKKFSPEQINGRLKLDGWDGVPSIERIYQFIYANKENKASLLKHLRCQKQRRKRYNSGQTRRGKISNRVDIDKRPMVANNRSRLGDYEGDTIIGSKHRGALLTLVDRKSLEVKIKPLNRKLATDVSQACIEKLKDEITHTLTLDNGLEFAKHEMISDTIGINIYFAKPYHSWERGTNENTNGLIRQYFPKNKTLDQLSENEVQAV
- a CDS encoding DUF2834 domain-containing protein, which produces MTQFIPWVLENGLNVPLLIQELFSTRIGAFFGLDVIVSAIVLVVFVLCEGKRLSISNLWIPVAATFCVGVSFGLPLFLCMRQSKIES
- a CDS encoding DUF6445 family protein; this translates as MPTSIVVVDDFLDDPYTFRKAALGLTYPNAEGPYPGRNSVERINLEGLDNEVSRLVGEPLVSMEHNQAHGKCRIALESDIGAAKVHVDGSHWSGILYLSEPDDCRGGTEFFRHKATNTERAPFSDQECFEKFGANSAKQWVADLLEKDSNDDSKWEMTMRVPMRFNRLVLLRPWFWHTAGESFGNNKENGRLVYLMFFRSA